In Saccopteryx leptura isolate mSacLep1 chromosome 9, mSacLep1_pri_phased_curated, whole genome shotgun sequence, the genomic window CAGAGAGGAAGCTGAGCAGCCAGTGGGGGAAAGAGGCGGGGCTAGGGGTATCTGAAATTGaccttccttctgctttctggGGGCCAGGCCTCAGGTGACAGGGCTTTGGAGGAAGGGACCCTGGCAAACTGGAAGTGCAGGGTAAGAGCTATGAGGCTCCCACCTGCCCTGGAGTCCCATCTCAGCACCCCTCGCTCTGTTTCTTACAGAGCCTTTGGATGTCCTGGTTTCCTTAGTGGCCAGCgatctcaccccctccctccagctGCTTTCCTGTGTGCCCACGGAAAGGAACAGAAGGCCAGACAGCTgattgttagttttttgtttttaatgtgtctCCAATAAGCAACATCATCTGCCCATCCCCACATGGGAAATGGGTCATGAGTGAAGGTGGCCAACAACCAGTTGGGAGttggaggcagagaggtgggACGCCTGCAGGCTCAAACCCCCACATTGGATGTTATGTTTGGagggccccgcccccacccagggTAGGTTAGATTTTGTCTACATGGCCACAGGCCCCTGAAAACAGTAGAGAGTATTGCGGCCCTGGGGCCCTGTCTTAGGACAGTTAGAAATTTGGAGGCTTGCCAGCCCCCGGGAGCAGTTAGAAATCAGGGGAGGTCGATCCTTGCCCCTGGTGGTTAGAAGCTCCAGGCTGTTAGAGGTGGGCTGCCTATGCCTCAGCCCCCAGATGTTAGAGATCTGCCAGGGTCAGGGGGACTGGAACCCCTGTTTGGAAGGAAGTAGTTATGAGATTGAGGGAATGCtctgagcttcccagacaagaactGCAAGTTAGGGAGGACCAGGGCTGTTTGGGACTGTCCCAGAGGAGCTGGGTGTCCTGCCTGGGTGATGCCGCTGTCACTGCGGTTTCTCTGTCTTCGTAGTCCTGGCTTCCTCCTTGGCAGAAGGTGGGGACCTCTGGGGGGAAGCTGAAGTGGTGGGGTTGGGGCTCCTTGGCTCTGACTGAGCATCTATGCCGGCATGCTCCTTCTGGATGAGGTCCTCCAGCTCCTTCTGCGGGGACAATGTTTCCAGCAGTCAGAGGTCACCATGCCTCGGGGGTCAGAGCACCCAAGGGGCAGGGGTTCGGGAACTGGGTTCAGGGTGGGCGGGGGTGGCCCAGACTCCTCACCTTCCATCCGAGGAGGTCGGCTAAAGCCAGACAGCCCTGATCACAGTCACCCAGCCAGGCCACATCCCTGCGGGTGAGTGAGAGAGTCTGATGCCCCAGACTTGTCCCAGGCCCCTGCCAGCTCTACCTGTCCTTCATGCCTTCCCTCCTACCTTGGACCTGTCCCTTGTAGGCCCCACCCCCCAAAGAGGACTCAGGCCTCACCTGTAGGCCTTCTTGGAGTCAAAGTCCATGCCCCCTCCGAGGCCCATCATCATTCCCAGGAAGGGGTCAGTCTGTAGGGAAGAGGAGAGTGGGGGAGATGAGTGCCCAGACCCTTGAGCCAGGTGGCTAGGCCTGTATCCCAGCTCTGTGACTTGACTCAAGTGACCTCGCTCTCCCAATctaagtttccttatctgtagagCGGATGATCACTGAACCCACTCCCAGGGTTGTGCTGCCAGTGGGTTAACACAGGGAATATGCTTCCCACAGCATCTGGCTCCTGGTATGTTCTCGCCTGTCCGAGCAAACATTGCTCCCAGAAGGGAGCTCAGCACTGGTGACCTGATGGATGCCCTGCTGAAGGCCCTGGCTCCAGCCAGCCTGACTCTTCAGTCCCAGGAAGTACAATATCCCTATTTTGGCTTCAGGTGCTTAGAGTTCAGGTTACATCACTTATTTAAAAGGGTCCTGAATGACCCGGAGGCCTGTGGAATTTTAGAGTCAGGGTAGCCTAGGACTTGATCCTTCCAGATTCTGGAATCCCTGGTCCTGAGCTGAGGGGTCTGAACTACTGGGTTTTCCTAGAGACCCGTCCCCTCATTCCAAGGAAGCCAGCGAGAGGGAATGGGGCCCACGTGAGGAGCAggcagggaagaaggagggggtgtgaataaaaacagactcaccTGGCCGGTTTTTTCCTTGTTGATGAGCAGGCGTGGTGTAGAGAGAGGTGCCCTGGGGGGGATGGGGAGCTGAGTGCTGAGGACCTGTCCTGgcttccccagcccccagccctgaccaGAAACCTACTTGCCAATGAGGGATGCAAAGGGCTGCACCTGCAGGGAAGTGCCCATGATGATGAGCAGGTCCACCTTGAGGAAGTCCTGTGAAGGGGGAGTGGCCATGAGGCTCTGGGACCCTCAGCTGAGGCTGAGCCGCCATCCCCTGCCCCCAGCATAGGCCCACATACAGCTAGTAGGGAAGTGAACCTCCCCAGGGCAGGCTGTCCCCACAGGGGCTGAGCACAGGGTGGTGATGGAAATACTCACTGACTGAATGCAGGAGAAGAAACGTGCTGGGAGGTTCTCACCAAAGAATATGATATCTGAggtggaaacagacagacagacagacaacacAGAACAGAGACAGTgaacagggagaggcagagacaggaagagagatgagaacggGCAGGAGCAGAAGGCAGACCTGAGGGCTGGGTGAGAGGGCAGACTGACCAAGGTACGGAACCCTCTCCTTGGAGAGAGCGTATCCAGAGGTGGGGTAGATGGCAAACGTGGCCTTCTGGGGAAGGGGTTGGTGCGGGGGGTTCCCAGTCCAAATCTCCCTCGGTTGGTCCCCGCCCCAAGGCTCACCAGGCTTCACCACGCTCTGACACTTCTCACACTTGGGAGTCACCTCGGAGAAGATCTTCTCTGGGtatggggaaggggagaaggaggtgaGAGGCTCTGGGCTGGGGGCTGCAGCCTGCCCTGCCCACTCCCCGTGGCCTTCCTTCACTGTCCACACACATACCTCAGTCACCGTGGAACCTCCTGGGGTATCTGCCCTGCTCAGAAAGGACCCCCCTTCTCGGAGAACTGCCCCCAGCTTCCCCCATGCCCCAGGAATTCAGGGGTGGctactgaatgaaagaataaacaaatgagcaGCCAACCCCTGACCTGGGGAACCCTGAGCTGGGAGTGAAGGTCTGCCTGCGGGTCTCTGAGGACAGCCCTACTTCTCCCTGGACCAGGGAGATCTGGTGGTCTCAGGCCTGGTGGCAGAATAAGAGGGAAGGGGACGTGGATGACCCTGGGTGGGGAGAAGTCTTTAGGCACAGCTGCTTCCCACTCTTGGGTTCTGTGACTGACCCCCTGACCCCCACACACCATCCTATGATAATCATGCTCCTTATTGCTTATTAAGGAAACTTAAAAAGCCTTCTGTCACTTGCAACCCACAGAATcctagttcattcattcaaccattcatttcttcaacaaatatgtaAAACACTGTTTTCATGGCTGtcatttactttaaaacatttctgcATTGACAGTATGCTATTCTGTGGGAGCTGCATGTGCTATTGCTGTAAGTGAACAGAGTGGGGTAATGTTAATTGTGTGCTGCCCACAGCTGCAGGTGCCTGGGCTTTGCAGGCCTCCTCACCCCTGGCATGGTCAGCTGGTGCTTGATCAGAAAGGCCACACTCCAGAGGCCCTACTACAAGTGCTGTCCTTATCTCCCATGGACACCAGAGGCTTTGTGAAGTCAGCATAAAGAATGTCAGAAATGGGTTTCTATGGGTGAAATAAGTGACTTCTTAATCAGCACAATAGATGTCAGAAATAGGCTCTTGCTGGCATTCAAGAAATGTGGATTGGCTGGAGTTTTCCCCTTTGTTTGGACACTCTTGCCCTTACATGAGTAGGGACAGTGACTTTAACAAGCCCTGCAGCCTGCACCCCTATGGGAAGCCCCAGCCTTCAGCCCTAACCAGGCCTGTGTCCGGCTTCACATGCCATAGATTCTGTTTGTCTGAATTGGCATGGGCGAATTGAGTCCTCTGCTTCTTGTACAAGTGCTGTCCAATGTGGTTGTCATAGCAGATATGGCTTTTTacgtttaaataataaaattgaacatTCAGTTCCTTGGTCCCACAgtgctcacaagccacatgtagCAAGCGGCTGCCACGTTGGACAGTGCAGGTATAACGGCTTTCCCTCATCTCAGAAAGTCCTGTTGGACAATTCTGCTCTTCTTAGAGTTCAGTTCCACTTGCCTTGATGAGCACTTCCTGTATGATAGGGTCAGAGACCTCAAAGGACAAAGAGCTAGGGTTTCATGACCTCATAGAACAGGCTGTGTGACCATTTGGGGCTTCTCTCTGCTAACGTGTGTCCGTGTATGTGTGTGGCTAAACTGGGTCTGCAGCTTGTATCATCAGAACCTGGCTGTGAGGTGGTGTTGGAAGCAATGGACCGCACTGTCACCTCAAATCTTTGGAGGCTGCTGTTATCTAATAAAAAGAGCCACAGCTGTGCAGGACAGAAGAGGTGTCCGCTGGGTGGAGGCCccgcccctggtgctgaggagagGACAGTGGGCGGGAAGCCTGCCCTGGGATGACCTCCAGCTCTCACCTTTCATCCAGCTGAGCGTGTACTCCTGCCGGCAGAGGGGGCTCATGCAGTGTGACGTGTGGAAGGTGCCATGGGCCTCCACTAGGTCCTCGGGCTCTAGCCCTGCCACTCGCTCGAGGGTGTCTATGTTCTGGAGGGCGAGATGGAGGGAAGTGGGTCAGGAGTGAACCACACCCCTCAGGGGCAGAAGGCAGAGCAGGGAGTTGTAGCCAAGAGAAACCAgtgggacagaaagagaaggaaaggaaaagcaaGGGGCAGGTATATCTGAAAACTTCTGTTTATTCTGATGGTGCCACTAAAAGGGAAAAAGTCATGGATGCTTACAGATGAGTATGAGCCCAGGCCCACAGCCACCACCAGTCCATAtgccatttttctgtaaattcaGGCCACTTTGCTTCCATTTTTCGGATAATTTGCTTTGTCAGAACCATACACTTTTGTGCCACCTACCAGAATCTGTGGAAATAATGCATAAATCTGCAATGTCCCCATTGTAAATGAAGGCCCTCAGCGTCCTTGTGCAGTGCCCAGCCAGCACAGCTATATGTGGCAGCCCTGGCCAAGcatgaacagaaataaaaagctcaGGAGGGACTATTTGGTTTAATCACAGTTCTCCTATTTGGCAGTCAGGTTTCTGACTGATCTGTTTCATAGATGGCATCTTAACCTGTATCCCTCTAAGACAGAGATCCTTTCCTTACTGACCAAACAAGAATATTCTCTTCCACACAGACATTTGTGCTCTGTCACTTTTCTCTAAACACTCAGCCCCTCTGGAGCAGCTTTGGTTTGCCCAGGAGGCAGGTGCTGACAGAGGACACCAGCAGACGTTACAAAGATGGCCCATCACGTGCGGCCCACAGCTGAACTGAGAAGGTTTCCTGGAGATTCCACGAACAAGTAAAAGGTTCCCTTTCAAGGGTAGATGGCACCAACTGTCTTCTCTGCTCCCTGCCAGCAATCGGATTGCCCCCAAAACATGTAGACAAGAGTCACTGCTCCCAGACTCTCtgctgcttccctccccctctactAGAAATCTTAGTTTTGCCTTTGTTACTTGATTCCGCCTACTCCTGACTCCCTTGTGTGTACGCAGTGTGCGTGCAAATAAGTCAACAGCATGTAGGACTGCCTAAATGCCTCTTCCTGCTTCTTTGACACCATGTGTAATCAAGAaaccacaaacaaaaacaaagaatgaggCCAACCTGTGTGTACTGATATGAAGTGATGTCGCCAAGACGTTAAAAGGCACAAAAGCACAAAGGCAGTGTGTAcagaatgtaaaaaagaaaaaattgagtgTGTGTCTCTGCTTGCCTCTGTATAGAATATCTTCAAAGGAGACACatgaaggaatcaacagcagtgACTGCAGGGAGCGAGGCTGAGGGCGGGGCGGGACGTTCAAGGAAGTTCTGCACTACAGGACAGGCGCTGAACTCGAGATGACCCACAGTGAATGCCAGGTGGCCCTGGTGCCTGGCAGGAAACAGGCATGGAGAGGAGGTGGGCCCTGGGCAAGGCTGGGCAGTTCCAGTGGCTACTCAACTGCAGCCAACCATTCTCTCTGGAAAAGCCACCCAGGGTGCAACTCTTCCCAATTTTCAGCCAAAGACTAAAGTCTGGATTTTCACCTGAaatctcctgatttttttttttttttttttttcatttttctgaagctggaaacagggagagacagtcagacagactcccgcatgcgcccgaccgggatccacccggcacgcccaccatggggcgacgctctgcccaccaggggggcgatgctctgcccatcctgggcgtcgccatattgcgaccagagccactctagcgcctgaggcagaggccacagagccatgcccagcgcctgggccatctttgctccaatggagccttggctgcgggaggggaagagagagacagagaggaaagcgcagcggaggggtggagaagcaaatgggcgcttctcctatgtgccctggccgggaatcgaacccgggtcctctgcacgctaggccgacgctctaccgctgagccaaccggccagggctgaaatctcCTGATTTTTAAGCCTTGGCTCCCTTTCTGTTTCAAAACATTGTGTCCCTGGTTGACACATCACCAATAAcagcttctttatatatatatacatacacacacacacacacacacacacacacacacacacacacacggggaggcagtcagacagactaccgcatgtgtctgaccaggatccactcgcacgcccaccagggggtgatgctctgcccatctggggcgtcgctctgtcgcaaccagagccattccagcgcctgaggcagaggccacagagccatcctcagcgcctgggcaaactttgctccaatggagccttggctgcgggaggggtagagagagacagagaggaaggagagggggaggggtggagaagcagatgggcgcttctccatttgccctggccgggaattgaacccgggactcctgcatgccaggccgatgctctaccactgagccaaccggccagggccaccaataaCAGCTTTTAAAAAGCATGAAGTTGCCTGgcttatggtggcgcagtggatagagtgttgacttgaaatgctgaggtcaccagtgtgaaaccctgggcttgcctggtcagggcacataccagaagcaactaccacaagaagcaactacaatgagttgatgcttcctgctcctgcccccacctctctctcccctctctctaaaatcaatttcaaaatcttaaaaaaaaaatcatgaagttATTATGTGGATGTGGATATGGAAGGGTCTTCCAGATAACGGGTCAGATGAAAGAAAGCCAAGTAAAGGAAGTATCTGAGATACTTCCTCAGCATATATCATCTAGTGATATTGCTCCTCAGCATATATCAtctagtttggctcaaataaacacttataattataataataataaatatggcTGCATGTTACCAAAAGGCAAACTGAGGTTGGAAGACCAATGAATTTGCGGTAACAAAGGATTGCTTTCCATTAGCTGCCCAAGATTCAAgtgtaagagaaataaaaagaggcaaacaaactgttaaaaaaagaaaaagaaaggcaagtCCAAACCCTATGTAGAGTGCAAAtgccatatatatttaaaagaatgttttgctgtGGCAATCACAGTGACTTGAGTGAACAGGACAACTGTTCTCACCTTTGAGTGATACTTGTGCTTTGAGATAAAAATAGCATGACACACATTGCTTCAGAACTGCTGCGTCGTCACAATTCAGAAAGAAGACAACGTGTCCCAGAAAACTGGGTCAGTGACTCAAACAGTGGCTGAGGGTGTCAAGTTTGAAAAAAATGGTTTCATGAAATGTGAGGgtggaaagatttttttccccacctTTATGTATTTTAGGTAGCATGTCATTGTGAATATTATGTGGACTTAAATTTCATGCATGAACTGTTGCAACTGGAGAGGGGAATGCCTGCACTTTGACCCCAGAATGTATTCATGTTGGTTCTCATGTAAAAATAGCAGACAGATGGTGTGCTTTCATGGACAAGAGCAGGGGTTTTGGCCTCTGCAGAGCTGGGAAGTGAGCCCACAGAGCAGCCCTGATGGGTCACTTTGTCCTGGGTCTGGGCTTCTGATGCTGGAACCCTGTGATCTCATCTTGTCTGGTGAGTTTAAACATTGTGTATATGCTGCCCTTTGGCACAAGTCTAGACTCCTGTGTCcaaccatctgtccaaatctccATGTGAGCATTTCAACCTCAACAGGCCTCAAAACAAACTCCTCCTCTGCTCGCATTCCCCCAACCTCCCA contains:
- the SIRT2 gene encoding NAD-dependent protein deacetylase sirtuin-2 isoform X1, with translation MRACVQTSVGPRWLLGVVVLCPSSTPYCFRWRHGTEKSVTAPRAPAPRPWPNRTDSDSDTEDGAAGGEAEMDFLRNFFSQTLGLGTQKERLLDNLTLEGVAHYMLSERCRRVICLVGAGISTSAGIPDFRSPSTGLYANLQKYHLPYPEAIFEIGYFKKHPEPFFALAKELYPGQFKPTLCHYFIRLLKEKGLLLRCYTQNIDTLERVAGLEPEDLVEAHGTFHTSHCMSPLCRQEYTLSWMKEKIFSEVTPKCEKCQSVVKPDIIFFGENLPARFFSCIQSDFLKVDLLIIMGTSLQVQPFASLIGKAPLSTPRLLINKEKTGQTDPFLGMMMGLGGGMDFDSKKAYRDVAWLGDCDQGCLALADLLGWKKELEDLIQKEHAGIDAQSEPRSPNPTTSASPQRSPPSAKEEARTTKTEKPQ
- the SIRT2 gene encoding NAD-dependent protein deacetylase sirtuin-2 isoform X2, whose translation is MAEPDPSDPLETQAGKVQEAQDSDSDTEDGAAGGEAEMDFLRNFFSQTLGLGTQKERLLDNLTLEGVAHYMLSERCRRVICLVGAGISTSAGIPDFRSPSTGLYANLQKYHLPYPEAIFEIGYFKKHPEPFFALAKELYPGQFKPTLCHYFIRLLKEKGLLLRCYTQNIDTLERVAGLEPEDLVEAHGTFHTSHCMSPLCRQEYTLSWMKEKIFSEVTPKCEKCQSVVKPDIIFFGENLPARFFSCIQSDFLKVDLLIIMGTSLQVQPFASLIGKAPLSTPRLLINKEKTGQTDPFLGMMMGLGGGMDFDSKKAYRDVAWLGDCDQGCLALADLLGWKKELEDLIQKEHAGIDAQSEPRSPNPTTSASPQRSPPSAKEEARTTKTEKPQ